The Fragaria vesca subsp. vesca linkage group LG2, FraVesHawaii_1.0, whole genome shotgun sequence genome includes a window with the following:
- the LOC101307365 gene encoding BRI1 kinase inhibitor 1-like, whose translation MDTAHLLEKTREKAAGNKMLQEKPQSPATASPPSASSSPSHEFSFTISLHHSSSASLPDHSNKNNRNKAKTPPSFAIDLSPADDIFFHGHLLPLQFLSHLPVSPRSSTNSLDSFTLPITDLVNDQEPTKESNNCSTSIESNNIINKKKSNSSSNIQDGKSHNGETRGRTKSKSFSIFGLPKRRKDCEEREDKEGMKQKNKMRFDVSNILKRYARMVRPLLFFRGRKENVHFSRQPYSFSGNLSPRNGHHLRGRRGEFSAPASMRTSPTNSGLLLATSGASTPPTNPNDSTMEELQAAIQAAIAHCKNSIATEEKIKCLE comes from the coding sequence ATGGACACCGCCCATCTGCTTGAAAAGACCAGAGAAAAAGCTGCAGGCAACAAGATGCTGCAAGAAAAGCCACAGTCACCAGCTACAGCCTCACCACCATCAGCTTCCTCTTCTCCTTCTCATGAATTCTCCTTCACAATCTCTCTTCATCACTCTTCTTCCGCATCACTCCCTGATCATAGTAACAAGAACAACAGAAACAAAGCCAAAACCCCGCCTTCTTTCGCTATCGACTTGTCTCCTGCAGATGACATTTTCTTCCATGGCCATTTGCTTCCTTTGCAGTTCCTCTCTCACCTTCCTGTCTCTCCTCGCTCCTCTACTAACTCCTTAGACAGCTTCACTCTTCCCATTACAGACTTAGTGAACGATCAAGAACCAACCAAGGAAAGCAACAACTGTAGCACCAGCATTGAGAGCAACAACATCATCAACAAGAAGAAGAGCAACAGCAGCAGCAATATCCAAGACGGCAAGAGCCACAATGGCGAGACGAGGGGGAGAACCAAGTCCAAGTCCTTTTCCATTTTCGGGTTACCAAAAAGGCGAAAAGATTGCGAAGAGAGGGAGGACAAGGAGGGGATGAAGCAGAAGAACAAGATGAGGTTTGATGTGAGTAATATACTAAAGAGGTATGCGAGAATGGTCAGGCCCTTATTGTTCTTTAGAGGAAGAAAAGAGAATGTTCATTTCAGTAGGCAGCCTTATTCGTTTTCGGGTAATTTGAGCCCCAGAAATGGGCATCACTTGAGAGGAAGGAGAGGAGAGTTCTCAGCACCTGCATCAATGAGAACGTCTCCAACAAATAGTGGGCTTCTTCTAGCAACTTCAGGAGCATCTACTCCTCCTACTAATCCCAACGATAGCACCATGGAAGAGTTGCAAGCAGCAATTCAAGCTGCAATTGCTCATTGCAAGAATTCCATTGCCACAGAAGAGAAGATCAAATGCTTAGAGTAG
- the LOC101291600 gene encoding probable protein phosphatase 2C 12-like: MSNNRSDNHQTVPLSVLLKRELANEKIERPEIIYGQASQSKKGEDFTMVKTDCQRVVGDGVSTYSVFALFDGHNGSAAAIYSKENLLSNILAAIPSDLNRDEWIAALPRSLVAGFVKTDKEFQEKAQTSGTTVTFVIIEGWVISVASVGDSRCIVEPAEGGVYYLSADHRLECSEDERLRITSSGGEVGRLNTGGGAEIGPLRCWPGGLCLSRSIGDMDVGEFIVPVPYVKQMKLSTAGGRLIISSDGVWDALSAEEALDCCRGMPPDAAAAQIVKDAVGAKGLRDDTTCIVIDILPQEKPAAPLAQPKRQGGKGVFKSMFKKKPCESSSSVEQEYIEPDTVEEIYEEGSASLSERLDSKYPLCNMFKLFMCAVCQVEIKPGEGISIHSGSTSNPEKLRPWDGPFLCTSCQEKREAMEGKRPSGNRRDSDSD; the protein is encoded by the exons ATGTCCAACAACAGGAGTGATAATCATCAGACGGTCCCGCTTTCGGTGCTGCTGAAGCGAGAATTGGCCAATGAGAAGATTGAGAGGCCCGAGATTATATATGGTCAGGCTAGTCAGAGCAAGAAAGGGGAGGATTTCACTATGGTGAAGACGGATTGTCAAAGAGTTGTGGGGGATGGAGTTTCTACCTATTCAGTTTTTGCG CTATTTGATGGGCATAACGGGTCTGCAGCCGCTATATACTCCAAGGAAAATCTTCTGAGCAATATTTTAGCTGCTATTCCTTCAGATCTTAACAGAGATGAATGGATTGCAGCTTTGCCAAGGTCATTGGTAGCAGGCTTTGTCAAGACAGACAAAGAGTTCCAAGAGAAAG CTCAAACGTCAGGAACCACTGTCACCTTTGTAATTATAGAGGGATGGGTAATATCTGTTGCATCCGTTGGTGATTCTCGTTGCATTGTTGAACCTGCCGAAGGTGGAGTTTATTATTTATCAGCAGATCATAGGCTTGAATGCAGCGAGGACGA GAGACTGCGTATCACTTCAAGTGGTGGTGAGGTTGGTAGGCTTAATACTGGCGGCGGGGCAGAG ATTGGTCCATTGAGGTGTTGGCCTGGTGGCTTGTGCCTTTCGAGATCCATTGGTGATATGGATGTGGGAGAGTTCATTGTTCCTGTTCCTTATGTAAAGCAAATGAAG TTGTCTACTGCTGGTGGTAGGCTGATCATATCAAGTGATGGTGTATGGGATGCTCTGTCTGCAGAAGAAGCTCTTGACTGTTGTCGTGGGATGCCTCCAGATGCTGCAGCTGCCCAAATAGTCAAG GATGCTGTTGGGGCAAAGGGACTGCGGGATGATACAACCTGTATTGTGATTGACATTTTACCACAGGAGAAGCCAGCAGCTCCATTGGCGCAACCAAAGAGGCAAGGAGGAAAAGGAGTTTTTAAGTCCATGTTTAAGAAAAAGCCTTGTGAATCATCTTCTAGTGTTGAACAAGAATATATTGAACCAGACACGGTGGAGGAAATATATGAGGAAGGTTCTGCTTCTCTTTCCGAAAG GTTAGATTCAAAGTACCCACTCTGCAACATGTTTAAGCTCTTTATGTGTGCTGTTTGTCAAGTTGAAATCAAACCAGGAGAGGGTATTTCAATACATTCCGGCTCAACCTCTAACCCAGAAAAATTGCGACCTTGGGATGGCCCCTTCCTTTGCACTAGTTGTCAAGAGAAGAGAGAGGCTATGGAAGGGAAAAGACCATCAGGAA ATCGACGTGACAGCGATAGTGATTAG
- the LOC101291895 gene encoding B3 domain-containing protein At5g42700-like: protein MAKPETVSYEESRRQRMEENKKRMEALNLPQLSLALKTSSSPKPSPMKRTPKPKAEKQMDVVERVVIPRRYSGSTSKHRDLSNRVYASYEDRTDAMAKAEKLESDLGSDYPTLVKTMLQSHVTGGFWLGLQVQFCKDYLSKKDEIMTLVDEEGNEYETIYLARKTGLSGGWKGFAVAHDLVDGDAVVFQLIKPTTMKDLD, encoded by the exons ATGGCGAAACCCGAGACAGTATCATACGAGGAGAGTCGTAGGCAGAGGATGGAGGAAAACAAGAAGAGAATGGAGGCGCTCAACCTGCCTCAGCTTTCTCTTGCTCTTAAAACCTCTTCCTCTCCTAAACCCTCCCCT ATGAAGCGGACCCCCAAGCCGAAGGCCGAGAAGCAGATG GATGTTGTTGAGCGAGTGGTGATACCGAGAAGGTATTCTGGTTCTACTTCTAAGCATAGGGATCTGTCGAATAGGGTGTATGCTTCGTATGAAGATAGAACGGATGCTATGGCGAAAGCTGAGAAATTGGAGTCGGATTTGGGGTCTGATTACCCGACCCTTGTGAAAACAATGCTCCAATCACATGTCACTGGTGGATTCTGGCTG GGTCTTCAAGTCCAATTCTGCAAGGATTATCTCTCAAAGAAAGATGAAATTATGACATTGGTAGACGAAGAGGGTAATGAGTACGAGACTATTTACTTGGCCCGGAAGACAGGACTAAGCGGTGGGTGGAAAGGATTTGCAGTAGCTCATGATTTGGTGGATGGGGATGCAGTGGTCTTTCAATTAATCAAGCCTACAACAATGAAG GATTTGGATTGA
- the LOC101307953 gene encoding B3 domain-containing protein Os06g0194400-like yields the protein MKRQKPRKVEKQIVVVRRSARVATQPTPVYREVEVKLPRSYGRVSKHRDFSNRVYADEHSRAEATEKAEAFESGLGSDYPTFVKPMLQSHVTGGFWMGLPLSFCRKYLPKRDATVTLVDEQGEQYPTVYLENKKGLSGGWRGFAIAHELVDGDALVFQLTRPTTFKVYITRVESS from the exons ATGAAGCGCCAGAAGCCTCGCAAAGTGGAGAAGCAGATTGTTGTGGTCAGGAGGTCCGCTCGCGTCGCCACCCAGCCTACCCCTGTTTACAGAGAA GTTGAGGTGAAGCTACCAAGAAGCTATGGGAGGGTTTCAAAGCATAGGGATTTTTCCAACCGGGTATATGCTGATGAGCACTCCAGAGCTGAGGCCACTGAGAAAGCTGAGGCATTTGAGTCGGGTTTGGGGTCCGATTACCCAACCTTTGTTAAACCAATGCTCCAATCCCATGTCACTGGTGGATTCTGGATG GGTCTTCCACTCTCTTTCTGCAGGAAGTACCTCCCTAAGCGTGATGCAACTGTGACGTTGGTAGACGAACAAGGCGAGCAGTACCCTACTGTATACTTGGAGAACAAAAAAGGACTTAGCGGTGGATGGAGAGGATTTGCGATTGCTCATGAATTGGTGGATGGGGATGCATTGGTATTTCAGCTGACTAGGCCTACAACATTCAAG GTGTACATCACAAGGGTGGAAAGCTCTTAA
- the LOC101307656 gene encoding putative dihydroflavonol-4-reductase-like has translation MKVTVTGASGYLGGRLCHQLLKQGHSVRALVRPTSDLSSLPPPSSSLELVYGDVTDFHSLLSAFSGCDVVFHAAALVEPWLPHPSDFFSVNVAGLKNVLRAIRETKTVQKVIYTSSFFALGPTDGHVADESQFHHERFFCTEYEKSKAAADKIALQAAQEEGLPIVLLYPGVIYGPGKLTAGNVVARMIIERFNGRLPGYIGPGTDRYSFSHVDDVVDGHIGAMSKGRVGERYLLTGENASFKHVFDVAAVLTHTQRPKFNIPLWLIEAYGWVSILVSRVTGKLPLISPPTVYVLRHQWAYSCEKAKQELDYNPRSLKEGLEEVLPWLKDLGLIKY, from the exons ATGAAAGTAACCGTGACCGGCGCCTCCGGTTACCTAGGAGGAAGATTATGCCACCAGCTCCTAAAACAGGGCCACTCCGTTCGCGCCTTGGTCCGTCCCACCAGCGACCTCTCCTCCCTCCCTCCACCCTCCTCCTCCCTTGAACTCGTTTATGGCGACGTCACCGACTTCCACTCCCTCCTCTCCGCCTTCTCCGGCTGCGACGTCGTTTTCCACGCCGCCGCCTTAGTCGAGCCCTGGCTTCCTCATCCCTCCGACTTCTTCTCC GTCAACGTCGCCGGATTGAAGAACGTGCTGAGAGCGATCAGGGAGACCAAGACGGTACAGAAAGTCATCTACACGTCCTCGTTTTTCGCTCTCGGACCCACCGACGGCCACGTCGCCGACGAGTCTCAG TTTCATCACGAGAGATTCTTCTGCACGGAGTACGAGAAATCCAAGGCCGCCGCCGATAAAATCGCGTTACAAGCTGCGCAGGAAGAGGGGTTGCCAATAGTGCTGCTCTATCCCGGAGTGATTTACGGTCCCGGGAAGCTCACCGCCGGCAATGTGGTTGCTCGGATGATCATAGAAAGATTCAATGGACGATTGCCGGGGTATATAGGCCCCGGGACTGATAGGTATTCGTTTAGCCATGTGGACGATGTGGTGGACGGCCACATTGGAGCAATGAGCAAAGGTAGAGTTGGGGAAAGGTATCTGCTTACTGGCGAAAACGCATCGTTTAAGCATGTGTTTGATGTAGCTGCTGTACTGACTCATACACAGAGGCCTAAGTTTAACATCCCGTTGTGGCTGATTGAGGCCTATGGATGGGTGTCGATTCTCGTCTCTCGAGTTACAGGGAAGCTTCCTCTGATCAGTCCACCG ACTGTTTATGTTCTAAGGCATCAATGGGCGTATTCGTGTGAGAAGGCCAAGCAGGAGCTGGATTATAATCCTAGAAGCTTAAAGGAAGGATTGGAGGAGGTGTTACCCTGGCTCAAGGATTTGGGTTTGATCAAATACTAA
- the LOC101308247 gene encoding uncharacterized protein LOC101308247 — protein sequence MWGFGGRYYWGRKERRKDGIEGIVVVFAWMSSDEKHLKNYVQLYSSLGWNSLVCHSQFLNMFFPEKATTLATDIINELVQELKVKPCPVVFASFSGGPKACMYQVLQIIEGICESKLNLDDCRLVRDCISGHIYDSSPVDFTSDLGTKFVLHPTVLKMSHPPRVASWVAHGIASGLDALFLSRFESQRAEYWQTLYSTVGMKAPYLILCSENDDLAPYQVICNFAERLRELGADVKLLKWNGSPHVGHFRHYPIDYKAAVTELLGKAAGVYSQRIRQLEGESLCVQAGHDDVVEPISSLRKAAGASNGFRGVILASSDDFLPTSTEYYGVGSVQDEGLIHLSDPATPTINAHGVLGQVLFDVCVPKNIENWDIKSSSLNGNGRSFSFRRRQAPLNPIKCIRRSRL from the exons ATGTGGGGATTTGGGGGTCGGTATTATTGGGGAAGAAAAGAGAGGAGGAAGGATGGGATTGAAGGGATAGTGGTGGTGTTCGCATGGATGTCTAGCGATGAGAAGCATTTGAAGAACTATGTGCAGCTCTACTCGTCTTTGGGTTGGAACTCGTTAGTCTGCCACTCTCAGTTTCTCAATAT GTTCTTCCCTGAGAAGGCCACAACTCTAGCAACTGATATTATAAATGAACTTGTTCAG GAGCTGAAGGTTAAGCCTTGCCCAGTGGTCTTTGCTTCTTTTTCTGGTGGTCCAAAAGCTTGTATGTACCAAGTTCTTCAG ATAATTGAGGGAATTTGTGAATCGAAACTGAATCTG GATGACTGTCGACTGGTTAGAGACTGTATATCGGGCCATATATATGATTCCAGCCCAGTGGATTTTACTAGTGATCTCGGTACTAAATTTGTTCTTCACCCAACTGTCCTGAAAATGTCCCATCCACCAAGAGTAGCATCATGGGTGGCACATGGCATTGCTTCTGGTCTTGATGCTCTCTTCCTCAGCAGGTTCGAGTCACAACGTGCCGAGTATTGGCAGACTCTCTACTCCACTGTT GGTATGAAGGCTCCGTATCTCATTTTATGCTCAGAAAATGACGATCTTGCTCCCTATCAAGTCATCTGTAATTTTGCTGAACGCTTACGAGAACTTGGGGCAGATGTAAAACTATTAAAATGGAATGGCTCTCCTCATGTAG GTCATTTTAGGCATTATCCAATTGATTACAAGGCTGCTGTAACTGAGCTCCTTGGTAAAGCAGCTGGAGTCTATTCCCAGAGAATTAGACAACTGGAAGGAGAAAGCTTGTGTGTGCAGGCAGGTCATGACGACGTGGTTGAGCCAATCAGTAGCCTTAGGAAAGCTGCAGGAGCCTCAAATGGGTTCCGAGGAGTGATATTGGCATCCAGTGATGACTTCTTGCCCACCTCAACAGAATATTACGGAGTAGGGTCTGTGCAAGATGAAGGTTTAATTCACCTCTCTGACCCAGCAACGCCAACCATAAATGCCCATGGAGTTCTCGGTCAGGTTCTTTTCGACGTCTGTGTTCCAAAAAACATCGAGAATTGGGACATAAAATCAAGTTCCTTGAATGGAAATGGCCGCTCATTTAGCTTTAGAAGAAGGCAAGCCCCTTTAAACCCAATCAAGTGCATACGTCGCTCAAGACTATAA
- the LOC101308535 gene encoding origin recognition complex subunit 2-like: MDVNDADDEEFGFSRNYFLAKELGGSAVKSHSKLSDINIVDEQELREALSNIEPKHEKEIEDLLSSYKSLYPRWAFDLRCGLGLLMYGFGSKKTLLEDFASTSLTEYSAFVINGYLPTINIKQVLTSLAEVLWDQLKTRRRTPSKSSSKDQQPYSSRSVEDLLAFLDASEDRTSEFLVCVIIHNIDGPGLRDSETQQYLARVASCPNIRIVASIDHVNAPLLWDKKMVHTQFNWCWYHVPTFAPYKIEGTFFPLILAHGNTTQTAKNAVIVLQSLTPNAQGVFKILAEYQISHSEEEGMPIDNLFATCRERFLVGSRPMLNSHLTEFKDHELVKTRRHSDGQDCLYIPLTSEALEKLLVEMTQ; this comes from the exons ATGGATGTGAACGACGCCGACGACGAAGAGTTTGGGTTCTCCAGAAACTACTTTCTGGCGAAGGAGCTCGGTGGATCCGCCGTGAAATCCCACTCTAAGCTCTCCGATATCAACATCGTCGACGAACAG GAACTGAGGGAAGCTTTATCTAATATTGAACCCAAACATGAGAAAGAGATCGAGGATTTGCTTAGCAGTTATAAGAGTTTGTACCCCAGATGGGCTTTTGATCTCAG GTGTGGTCTTGGACTTCTCATGTACGGGTTTGGGTCTAAAAAAACTTTGCTTGAAGATTTCGCTTCAACATCCCTGACTGAGTATTCGGCATTTGTTATCAATGGATATCTTCCAACAATAAATATAAAGCAG GTTTTGACATCCTTAGCTGAAGTTCTATGGGATCAATTGAAAACCAGACGTAGGACTCCTTCGAAGAGCTCATCCAAAGATCAACAACCCTATAGTTCTCGATCTGTGGAGGATCTTCTTGCATTTTTGGATGCGTCTGAGGATAGGACAAGTGAATTTCTTGTATGTGTAATCATTCACAACATTGATGGACCTGGATTAAGGGACTCTGAAACCCAACAGTATCTTGCAAGAGTTGCTTCGTGTCCTAATATTCGTATTGTGGCCTCTATCGACCATGTGAATGCACCTCTTT TGTGGGACAAGAAGATGGTTCACACTCAATTCAACTGGTGCTGGTATCATGTTCCTACCTTTGCACCATACAAGATTGAAGGAACATTCTTTCCCTTGATTCTAGCTCATGGCAATACCACCCAAACGGCCAAAAATGCTGTTATAGTTTTACAGAGTTTGACACCCAATGCCCAGGGGGTGTTCAAAATTCTTGCAGAATATCAAATATCTCACTCTGAAGAAGAAG GGATGCCAATTGATAATCTGTTTGCAACCTGTCGAGAACGCTTCCTTGTTGGTAGCCGTCCTATGCTCAACTCCCATTTGACAGAATTCAAAGATCATGAGTTGGTCAAGACCAGAAGGCATTCTGATGGCCAGGATTGCTTGTACATTCCTCTTACAAGTGAGGCACTTGAAAAATTACTAGTGGAGATGACTCAGTAA
- the LOC101308832 gene encoding uncharacterized protein LOC101308832 isoform 1, translating to MARGGGEWGIHKAVRGKWCCSYKKTTLIVCCINIVIALYVLRSLYASLYIYSDRDSHLAVEYTPDQIRKMEESVRIRKSAEPLELIRLVKQLKKELSDEHSVGVELPESLKLKLTNEIIDKLKTLPPKANVSEQRDFAERWCTEKLEQAKQVVHERGTLNSTISLEEAVMLVKALESDRTQMLEDIGLWIPSEVVNNEHDDKPEGELGDELDEILPGRPLPPECHAELHTDYDGAAVRWGLNHHKESAADCCQACLVQAKRAKPNEKKCNVWVYCPAEDGCHSPDIYEHRLGECWLKFVRIEQLFIIISMKFPSDYFSFMWIRWGLISLFLLIKCRRKHLSLILRTSIRSHIDVHTHLRPF from the exons ATGGCTCGTGGAGGAGGAGAATGGGGAATTCATAAAGCGGTTAGAGGCAAGTGGTGTTGTTCTTACAAGAAGACCACTCTCATCGTTTGCTGCATTAACATTGTTATTGCTCTCTATGTTCTTCGCTCTCTCTACGCTTCTCTCTACATCTATTCCGACAGAGATTCACATCTCG CTGTTGAGTACACTCCGGATCAGATTAGGAAAATGGAGGAATCGGTTAGGATTCGGAAATCAGCTGAACCTCTAGAGCTTATTAGATTG GTGAAGCAACTGAAGAAGGAGCTTTCTGACGAGCATTCGGTTGGGGTTGAATTGCCGGAGTCTTTGAAACTGAAACTAACCAATGAGATAATTGACAAGTTAAAAACATTGCCTCCCAAGGCAAATGTCAGTGAGCAAAGAG ACTTTGCTGAAAGATGGTGTACCGAAAAGCTTGAACAAGCTAAACAGGTGGTCCATGAGAGAGGGACTTTAAATTCAACAATTTCTCTGGAGGAAGCAG TAATGCTAGTAAAAGCTTTGGAGTCTGATAGGACACAGATGTTGGAAGACATCGGCCTTTGGATACCGTCTGAAGTTGTTAACAATGAACATGACGATAAACCTGAGGGTGAACTGGGGGATGAGTTAG ATGAAATTTTGCCCGGCAGGCCTCTTCCACCTGAATGCCACGCCGAACTTCATACTGATTATGATGGTGCTGCTGTAAGATGGGGGCTTAACCACCACAAAGAAAGTGCAGCTGACTGTTGTCAGGCTTGCTTGGTTCAAGCAAAACGTGCCAAGCCTAATGAAAAGAAATGTAATGTATGGGTTTATTGTCCTGCTGAAGATGGTTGCCATTCTCCAGATATCTATGAACATAGACTTGGAGAGTGCTGGCTCAAATTTGTAAGAATCGAACAACTTTTCATTATTATTTCTATGAAGTTTCCTTCAGATTATTTCTCATTTATGTGGATTCGCTGGGGTCTAATATCTTTATTTCTTCTAATAAAATGCAGGCGGAAACACCTAAGCTTAATTTTAAGGACAAGTATCCGGAGTCATATAGACGTTCACACCCATCTGCGCCCGTTCTAG
- the LOC101308832 gene encoding uncharacterized protein LOC101308832 isoform 2 produces MARGGGEWGIHKAVRGKWCCSYKKTTLIVCCINIVIALYVLRSLYASLYIYSDRDSHLAVEYTPDQIRKMEESVRIRKSAEPLELIRLVKQLKKELSDEHSVGVELPESLKLKLTNEIIDKLKTLPPKANVSEQRDFAERWCTEKLEQAKQVVHERGTLNSTISLEEAVMLVKALESDRTQMLEDIGLWIPSEVVNNEHDDKPEGELGDELDEILPGRPLPPECHAELHTDYDGAAVRWGLNHHKESAADCCQACLVQAKRAKPNEKKCNVWVYCPAEDGCHSPDIYEHRLGECWLKFAETPKLNFKDKYPESYRRSHPSAPVLVPWASGIVGAA; encoded by the exons ATGGCTCGTGGAGGAGGAGAATGGGGAATTCATAAAGCGGTTAGAGGCAAGTGGTGTTGTTCTTACAAGAAGACCACTCTCATCGTTTGCTGCATTAACATTGTTATTGCTCTCTATGTTCTTCGCTCTCTCTACGCTTCTCTCTACATCTATTCCGACAGAGATTCACATCTCG CTGTTGAGTACACTCCGGATCAGATTAGGAAAATGGAGGAATCGGTTAGGATTCGGAAATCAGCTGAACCTCTAGAGCTTATTAGATTG GTGAAGCAACTGAAGAAGGAGCTTTCTGACGAGCATTCGGTTGGGGTTGAATTGCCGGAGTCTTTGAAACTGAAACTAACCAATGAGATAATTGACAAGTTAAAAACATTGCCTCCCAAGGCAAATGTCAGTGAGCAAAGAG ACTTTGCTGAAAGATGGTGTACCGAAAAGCTTGAACAAGCTAAACAGGTGGTCCATGAGAGAGGGACTTTAAATTCAACAATTTCTCTGGAGGAAGCAG TAATGCTAGTAAAAGCTTTGGAGTCTGATAGGACACAGATGTTGGAAGACATCGGCCTTTGGATACCGTCTGAAGTTGTTAACAATGAACATGACGATAAACCTGAGGGTGAACTGGGGGATGAGTTAG ATGAAATTTTGCCCGGCAGGCCTCTTCCACCTGAATGCCACGCCGAACTTCATACTGATTATGATGGTGCTGCTGTAAGATGGGGGCTTAACCACCACAAAGAAAGTGCAGCTGACTGTTGTCAGGCTTGCTTGGTTCAAGCAAAACGTGCCAAGCCTAATGAAAAGAAATGTAATGTATGGGTTTATTGTCCTGCTGAAGATGGTTGCCATTCTCCAGATATCTATGAACATAGACTTGGAGAGTGCTGGCTCAAATTT GCGGAAACACCTAAGCTTAATTTTAAGGACAAGTATCCGGAGTCATATAGACGTTCACACCCATCTGCGCCCGTTCTAGTTCCTTGGGCTTCTGGCATTGTTGGTGCAGCATAA
- the LOC101292187 gene encoding DPH4 homolog, which produces MALGNNSIRETHYDILSVKEDASYEDIRTSYRSAILNSHPDKLQATSESGDRFLKVQKAWEILSDTRSRALYDNMLIASRHDTFVADDISLEDVMAEDAGEVIQLFYQCRCGDYYFVDSSELEKMGYSLLRDGSKLSFEAQTALPASLVLPCGSCSLKVRILINPDDFVSIDHHQ; this is translated from the coding sequence ATGGCGCTTGGCAATAACTCCATTCGTGAAACTCACTATGACATACTATCTGTTAAGGAAGATGCAAGCTATGAAGATATCAGAACAAGCTACAGATCTGCCATCCTTAATAGTCATCCTGATAAACTGCAAGCTACATCTGAGTCGGGAGATAGGTTCTTGAAGGTGCAAAAGGCTTGGGAAATCCTCAGTGATACGAGGTCTCGTGCACTTTATGACAACATGCTAATAGCTTCTAGACACGACACTTTTGTAGCAGATGATATCAGCTTAGAAGATGTGATGGCCGAAGACGCAGGAGAGGTCATTCAACTCTTTTACCAGTGTCGCTGTGGGGATTATTACTTTGTTGATTCTTCTGAGTTGGAGAAAATGGGGTACTCTTTGTTGAGAGATGGTAGCAAGTTATCTTTTGAGGCACAAACTGCTCTGCCAGCATCACTAGTCCTCCCTTGTGGGTCTTGTTCTTTGAAAGTTCGTATATTGATCAATCCAGACGATTTTGTGTCTATTGATCATCATCAATGA
- the LOC101309604 gene encoding uncharacterized protein LOC101309604 yields MSIVYHEEEEEEVPNPSKRSKFLAACLMDAFSNCHMPRLRTSSPEAEDHPASDDFEDEQELIVSAIRSRAMEKLKRKPSSLSLTDSFSWVYSTKTGELYITQKAAEKKEECEDEEDDEKEEFLSVASCFSCCSASAAASRDVFLSVKTSLSRCSSLDGFEFNFNDFQKRQSIIQQLCHCEGWPFGLCRKAVLLPPLPKSPSESWTWRKGTVTKSKSLPSRSHTMTPNIVPT; encoded by the exons ATGAGCATCGTTTATCATGAAGAGGAGGAGGAGGAGGTGCCCAACCCTTCAAAAAGATCCAAGTTTCTTGCTGCATGTCTCATGGATGCGTTTTCCAACTGCCATATGCCTCGGCTTCGAACTTCAAGCCCAGAAGCAGAGGATCACCCGGCAAGTGATGACTTTGAAGATGAACAGGAA CTGATTGTATCTGCAATCCGGAGCCGTGCAATGGAAAAGCTGAAGCGCAAGCCGAGCAGTTTGAGTTTGACAGATAGCTTTTCTTGGGTTTACTCTACGAAAACTGGAGAGTTATACATAACTCAAAAAGCAGCGGAGAAGAAAGAGGAGTGTGAAGATGAAGAAGATGATGAAAAGGAAGAGTTCTTATCAGTGGCCAGTTGCTTCTCTTGCTGCTCAGCTAGTGCTGCTGCAAGTAGGGATGTGTTTCTCTCTGTCAAGACTAGTCTTTCAAGATGTTCGAGCCTTGATGGTTTTGAGTTCAACTTCAACGACTTTCAGAAGAGGCAGTCCATAATTCAACAGCTGTGCCATTGTGAGGGCTGGCCGTTTGGCCTTTGCCGGAAGGCTGTGTTGCTTCCGCCTCTGCCCAAGTCTCCGTCGGAGTCGTGGACATGGCGCAAAGGGACTGTAACAAAATCGAAGAGCTTACCCTCCAGATCACATACAATGACACCAAATATAGTGCCTACATAG